The Candidatus Koribacter versatilis Ellin345 genome has a segment encoding these proteins:
- a CDS encoding efflux RND transporter periplasmic adaptor subunit, producing MQPTRKRALLLLGAASLCAAIAFTSSSCSSHSSSVASASSPPRATVAIAKKQPIGNSISVAGEFLPYQEVEIHAKVAGYIRHIGVDIGDRVHTGQELAVLEVPELTAQVEGANAGIKRSQQEITRTKHQEAQAEADHQALHAAAIRLKQASEARPGLIAEQELDDANAKDRASEAQVEAAKAAVAASEQGLDVSRASKSQVSAMSDYSRITAPFDGVVTWRYSDTGALVQAGTSSSSAQPVVKLAEVRTLRLRIPVPESVVPSIHQGQTADVVVSATSEHFTGRVARYTDSLDRATRTMQVEIDVPNPQYKLSSGMYAQVTLHTDQIADALSIPVLAVHRSGDKASVLVVNSSDRIEERAIAIGIEEPNFVQVLTGLKEGERVVVGNASAYQVGELVSPKESSVATVLTSSTQGGSE from the coding sequence ATGCAGCCTACTCGCAAGCGCGCGTTGCTCCTGCTCGGAGCGGCGTCACTGTGCGCTGCAATTGCTTTTACCTCATCCTCCTGTAGCTCCCATTCATCTTCGGTGGCGAGCGCCTCTAGTCCGCCGCGGGCCACGGTAGCGATCGCGAAGAAACAGCCGATCGGAAATTCGATCTCGGTCGCAGGTGAATTTCTCCCGTACCAGGAAGTGGAAATCCACGCAAAAGTGGCTGGGTACATTCGGCACATAGGCGTGGATATCGGGGACCGGGTACATACCGGGCAGGAGCTTGCGGTGCTCGAAGTGCCAGAGCTGACGGCGCAAGTCGAAGGTGCGAATGCCGGCATCAAACGCAGCCAGCAGGAAATCACACGGACAAAGCACCAGGAAGCGCAGGCTGAGGCCGATCACCAAGCGCTGCATGCTGCAGCCATTCGACTGAAACAGGCGTCAGAGGCGCGACCGGGGCTGATTGCGGAGCAGGAGTTGGATGACGCGAATGCCAAGGACCGCGCGTCGGAAGCGCAGGTCGAGGCGGCGAAGGCTGCAGTAGCGGCCTCGGAACAGGGATTGGATGTATCGCGTGCGTCGAAGAGCCAGGTCTCTGCGATGTCGGATTACTCACGCATCACGGCCCCATTCGACGGCGTGGTTACGTGGCGGTACTCCGATACCGGGGCACTGGTACAGGCAGGAACATCAAGCAGTAGCGCCCAGCCTGTCGTGAAGCTGGCCGAGGTAAGGACGCTCCGGTTGCGGATCCCAGTGCCGGAATCCGTGGTTCCGTCGATTCACCAAGGACAAACGGCCGACGTGGTGGTATCCGCGACCAGTGAGCACTTCACCGGCAGAGTGGCGCGATATACGGACTCGCTGGACAGAGCGACGCGCACTATGCAGGTCGAAATTGACGTGCCAAATCCGCAATACAAGCTTTCGTCCGGCATGTATGCCCAAGTCACGCTACATACGGACCAGATCGCCGATGCGCTTAGCATCCCGGTGTTGGCTGTGCATCGTTCTGGAGACAAAGCAAGCGTCCTGGTGGTGAATTCCAGCGATCGGATCGAGGAGCGCGCGATCGCTATAGGTATCGAGGAACCAAATTTCGTGCAGGTGCTCACGGGACTAAAAGAGGGTGAGCGCGTTGTTGTGGGGAACGCGAGCGCGTACCAGGTCGGCGAATTGGTAAGTCCGAAAGAGAGCAGCGTTGCGACGGTGCTTACCTCCAGCACGCAAGGGGGTAGCGAGTAA
- a CDS encoding galactokinase, whose product MTAPSNESTSEMVQSLIARFKEHYGETPRIFRAPGRVNLIGEHTDYNEGLVMPAAIDFYTWVAASPRNDRLLRVWSQQYNEQFEIYLDEVQGPPRKHWSDYVRGMAGVLESAGYTLNGANLLIDGHVPVGAGLSSSAALELSTGLALSGVSGIEIARLDLVMLSQKAENNYAGAMCGIMDQFIAGFGHAGNAILLDCRSLEYSLLPIASDVRLVICNSMVKHDLAAGEYNHRRAECAEAVKLLRRSYPQVTALRDVTTEMLESHRSDLSDLIYRRARHVVTENDRTANAAKALRSNHLDELGRLMFASHASLRDDYEVSCRELDLLVEFASKVEGLIGARMTGGGFGGCTINLVRADAVNAFRAEIIAKYKQATGRRADVFISSAAEGAQQVKVEAEQ is encoded by the coding sequence GTGACCGCCCCCAGCAACGAGAGCACGTCTGAGATGGTGCAATCCCTGATCGCGCGATTCAAGGAGCACTACGGCGAGACTCCGCGGATTTTCCGCGCTCCCGGTCGGGTCAATCTCATTGGCGAACATACTGACTACAACGAGGGCTTGGTTATGCCTGCCGCCATCGACTTCTATACCTGGGTCGCGGCCTCGCCCCGCAACGATCGTCTTCTGCGCGTCTGGTCTCAGCAATACAACGAGCAATTTGAAATTTACCTCGATGAAGTACAAGGGCCGCCACGGAAACATTGGAGCGATTACGTCCGCGGCATGGCCGGAGTTTTGGAATCCGCGGGCTACACGCTTAATGGTGCGAACCTTCTAATCGACGGTCACGTGCCAGTCGGAGCCGGACTCAGCTCCTCCGCTGCACTGGAACTCTCGACCGGTCTCGCCCTTTCCGGTGTGTCTGGAATTGAGATCGCTCGTCTCGACCTCGTCATGCTTTCGCAGAAAGCCGAAAACAACTACGCGGGTGCGATGTGCGGCATCATGGACCAGTTCATTGCCGGCTTTGGTCATGCCGGAAATGCCATTCTTCTCGACTGCCGCTCGCTCGAATACTCGCTGCTGCCGATCGCGTCAGATGTACGGCTCGTGATCTGCAATTCCATGGTGAAGCATGACCTCGCCGCCGGTGAATACAACCATCGCCGCGCCGAGTGCGCCGAAGCCGTGAAGCTTCTGCGGAGGTCATATCCACAAGTCACCGCATTGCGAGACGTCACGACGGAAATGCTGGAATCACATCGTTCCGACCTTTCAGACCTTATCTACCGGCGCGCGCGGCACGTCGTCACGGAAAATGACCGTACTGCCAACGCCGCCAAGGCGCTCCGATCGAATCATCTCGACGAGTTAGGCCGCCTTATGTTTGCTTCGCACGCCAGCCTCCGTGACGACTACGAAGTAAGTTGCCGCGAACTCGACCTGCTCGTCGAATTCGCGTCCAAGGTCGAAGGTCTCATCGGTGCGCGTATGACGGGCGGCGGTTTCGGCGGTTGCACCATCAACCTGGTACGTGCGGACGCTGTAAATGCGTTCCGTGCCGAGATCATTGCAAAATATAAGCAGGCGACCGGCCGCAGAGCCGACGTGTTTATTTCGTCTGCCGCTGAAGGAGCGCAACAAGTGAAAGTCGAGGCCGAGCAGTGA
- the galE gene encoding UDP-glucose 4-epimerase GalE produces the protein MKVLVTGGAGYIGSVVAAALVERGHSVVVYDNLSNGHRAAVPSAAQVVAGDIGDRAMLDATLRNGAFDGVMHFAAFIEAGESMRFPERFFRNNTANTLTLLELMLEHRVSRFVFSSTAALYGNPERTPIEESDPLKPTNAYGESKLLVERMLEWFHSIHGLCYASLRYFNAAGATATLAEDHHPESHLIPIVLEAAAGKRDSIAIHGTDYPTPDGTCVRDYIHVSDLADAHLLALERLGRDEQPERLIYNLGNGHGSSVLEVIEAAKRVTGNPIQVKEGPRRAGDPEILVASSQKIRKELGWSPKYTDIDTIIESAWRWRNSHPKGYGDEQ, from the coding sequence GTGAAGGTACTTGTCACGGGAGGCGCAGGATATATCGGCAGCGTCGTTGCCGCCGCGCTCGTCGAGCGAGGACACAGCGTTGTTGTCTACGACAACCTCAGCAATGGGCATCGCGCCGCAGTTCCCAGCGCTGCGCAAGTCGTTGCCGGCGATATCGGTGATCGAGCGATGCTCGATGCCACGCTTCGCAATGGCGCATTCGATGGAGTCATGCACTTCGCGGCATTCATCGAAGCCGGCGAGTCGATGCGTTTTCCCGAAAGGTTCTTTCGCAACAACACCGCGAACACGCTGACGTTACTCGAACTCATGCTTGAGCATCGCGTCTCGCGCTTCGTTTTCTCCTCGACGGCAGCGCTTTACGGGAACCCTGAGCGCACGCCCATCGAAGAATCTGACCCACTTAAGCCCACCAACGCCTATGGCGAATCGAAACTGCTCGTCGAGCGGATGCTCGAGTGGTTCCACTCGATCCACGGCCTGTGCTACGCGAGCCTCCGGTACTTCAATGCTGCCGGAGCTACCGCCACGCTCGCGGAAGATCATCATCCGGAATCGCACCTGATCCCCATCGTTCTGGAAGCGGCGGCAGGGAAGCGCGATTCGATTGCGATCCATGGCACAGACTATCCAACTCCCGACGGCACTTGTGTTCGCGACTACATCCATGTCTCCGATCTTGCAGATGCGCACCTTCTTGCGTTGGAACGCCTCGGTCGAGACGAGCAACCGGAGCGATTGATCTACAATCTCGGCAACGGGCACGGCTCCAGTGTTCTGGAAGTGATCGAGGCCGCGAAGCGCGTGACGGGCAATCCCATTCAGGTGAAAGAGGGTCCCCGCCGCGCCGGCGATCCCGAAATCCTTGTTGCCAGTTCGCAAAAGATCCGCAAAGAACTCGGGTGGAGCCCTAAGTACACTGACATCGACACCATTATTGAGAGCGCGTGGAGATGGCGCAACTCGCACCCGAAGGGCTACGGAGACGAACAGTGA
- a CDS encoding UDP-glucose--hexose-1-phosphate uridylyltransferase yields MSDATKSTPHRRFNPLTGEWILVSPHRTQRPWQGQVEKAPRPAALEYDPECYLCPGNARAGGHRNPPYISTFVFENDYAALKPDIVEFERNESGLLIAQSERGICRVLCFSPRHDLTLSRMDPPAIRTVVDLWSQQYVELGGKSWINYVQIFENRGEMMGASNPHPHGQIWANSSVPNEPGKEQLSQQKYRDSRGSCLLCDCVKLETKAAERVVCENGGFVALVPFWAVWPFEVLLVSKRHARDLTVLSDSERDALADILKRLTTRYDNLFEISFPYSMGFHQAPTDAQSHDEWHLHAHFYPPLLRSASVRKFMVGYEMLGTPQRDITAESAAKRLRELSEVHYLDRE; encoded by the coding sequence GTGAGTGACGCGACGAAGTCCACGCCGCATCGGCGTTTCAATCCGCTCACTGGCGAATGGATCCTCGTCTCTCCGCACCGGACCCAACGTCCCTGGCAAGGTCAGGTTGAGAAAGCCCCGCGTCCCGCCGCTCTCGAGTACGACCCCGAGTGCTACCTCTGTCCCGGCAATGCTCGCGCCGGAGGACACCGCAATCCGCCGTACATATCTACGTTCGTTTTTGAGAATGACTACGCCGCTCTCAAGCCCGATATCGTTGAGTTCGAGCGGAACGAATCGGGCTTGCTCATCGCACAAAGTGAACGCGGTATCTGCCGCGTCCTTTGTTTCTCACCGCGACACGACCTGACTCTATCGCGTATGGATCCGCCTGCGATCCGAACTGTCGTCGATCTCTGGTCGCAGCAGTATGTCGAACTCGGCGGCAAATCCTGGATCAACTACGTGCAGATCTTCGAGAACCGCGGCGAGATGATGGGTGCCAGCAATCCGCATCCCCACGGACAGATCTGGGCCAACTCGAGCGTTCCGAACGAACCCGGCAAGGAACAGCTCTCTCAGCAGAAGTATCGCGATTCGCGCGGCTCATGCTTGCTCTGTGATTGCGTTAAGTTGGAAACCAAGGCCGCCGAGCGCGTCGTGTGCGAAAATGGCGGTTTTGTCGCGCTCGTGCCTTTCTGGGCGGTGTGGCCGTTCGAAGTGTTGCTCGTTTCCAAGCGCCATGCGCGGGATCTCACCGTTCTGAGCGACTCCGAGCGAGACGCGCTTGCCGACATCCTCAAGCGTCTGACCACGCGCTACGACAATCTCTTCGAGATCTCATTTCCGTATTCAATGGGCTTTCACCAAGCGCCAACCGACGCTCAGTCCCACGACGAATGGCACCTGCATGCGCACTTCTATCCGCCGCTGCTACGCTCGGCAAGTGTCCGGAAATTTATGGTGGGATACGAAATGCTGGGCACGCCCCAGCGCGACATCACCGCGGAAAGCGCCGCGAAACGTCTGCGCGAACTGAGTGAAGTTCATTATCTCGATCGCGAATAA
- the hypE gene encoding hydrogenase expression/formation protein HypE → MSVKSFSLNCPLPLNTSAVVLLAHGGGGRLMHQFLEQYVIPAFQNDQLATRHDGAVFDVKNARLAFTTDSYVVSPLFFPGADIGSLAVSGTVNDLAMCGARPLFLSAAFIMEEGLPFETLERVIASMRATAEAAGVHIVTGDTKVVDRGKCDKLFINTAGVGVIEHTQTIGPSAVRSGDAILLSGDVGRHGVAVMATREGLEFATAIESDCAPLAEPVLALLEAGIEVHCFRDLTRGGLATTLVEIAESSKLGIHIAERSVPVEEGVRGACEILGLDPLYLANEGRFVGFVAERDAENALDIMRKHAVSAQAKRIGTVAEAPASLVTLENLLGTKRILDMERGEPLPRIC, encoded by the coding sequence ATGAGCGTGAAATCGTTTTCCCTCAACTGTCCCCTGCCACTAAATACCTCGGCCGTTGTGCTACTGGCGCATGGAGGCGGTGGCCGCCTGATGCACCAATTCCTTGAGCAATACGTCATTCCAGCGTTCCAGAACGACCAGCTCGCGACGCGGCACGACGGCGCAGTCTTCGACGTGAAAAACGCGCGGCTCGCCTTCACGACGGACTCCTACGTTGTTAGCCCACTGTTTTTTCCCGGTGCGGACATCGGCTCCCTGGCCGTGAGCGGCACCGTGAACGATCTCGCAATGTGCGGTGCCCGGCCGCTGTTCCTGAGCGCAGCATTCATCATGGAAGAAGGACTTCCCTTCGAAACGCTGGAGCGCGTGATTGCTTCCATGCGCGCGACCGCTGAGGCCGCGGGCGTGCATATCGTCACCGGCGATACCAAGGTTGTGGACCGCGGCAAGTGCGACAAACTCTTCATCAACACCGCCGGCGTCGGCGTCATTGAGCATACGCAAACGATCGGACCGAGCGCGGTCCGTTCGGGCGACGCGATCCTTCTCAGTGGCGACGTTGGCCGACACGGCGTAGCCGTGATGGCTACACGAGAAGGACTGGAGTTCGCGACGGCGATTGAATCTGACTGCGCTCCGCTCGCAGAGCCAGTGCTTGCGCTACTCGAAGCCGGCATCGAAGTTCATTGCTTCCGCGATCTGACGCGGGGCGGATTGGCCACCACGCTGGTGGAGATTGCCGAATCGAGCAAGCTTGGAATTCATATCGCTGAACGCAGCGTTCCCGTGGAAGAAGGCGTGCGCGGAGCGTGCGAAATTCTGGGCCTGGATCCACTCTACCTGGCGAATGAAGGCAGATTCGTTGGGTTCGTTGCTGAAAGAGATGCGGAAAATGCGCTGGATATCATGCGGAAGCACGCCGTGTCGGCGCAGGCCAAGCGGATCGGAACCGTGGCCGAGGCGCCCGCCTCGCTGGTCACGCTCGAAAATCTGCTTGGGACAAAGCGCATCCTCGACATGGAACGCGGCGAACCTCTTCCACGGATTTGCTGA
- the hypD gene encoding hydrogenase formation protein HypD: protein MKFVDEYRDREKAEQYARAIRTEATRPWSIMEVCGGQTHTIVKYAIDEILRDKITLLHGPGCPVCVTPLELIDKACEIATRPDVIFCSYGDMLRVPGSHTDLFTVKARGGDVRIVYSPMNALELAKANPTKQVVFFAVGFETTAPANAMAVFQAKQQGISNFSVLVSHVLVPPAIEAVLSAPDNRTQAFLAAGHVCTVMGYEEYRPLSEKYRVPIVVTGFEPLDILQGVLMCVRQLENGRAEVENQYARSVREFGNVPAQDLIGQVFRVIPRKWRGVGEIPQSGFGLAAEFAEYDAELRFGVADLTVEEDRECIAGEVLRGVKKPQECPAFGGRCTPDHPLGATMVSNEGACAAYYQYRRHEAKAAVGSER from the coding sequence ATGAAGTTTGTCGATGAGTACCGCGACCGCGAAAAAGCTGAGCAATACGCACGCGCCATTCGAACCGAAGCCACGCGCCCCTGGTCCATCATGGAAGTCTGCGGCGGTCAGACCCACACCATCGTCAAGTACGCGATTGACGAAATCCTGCGCGACAAGATCACGCTCCTCCATGGTCCCGGCTGCCCAGTGTGCGTCACGCCACTCGAGTTGATCGACAAAGCTTGCGAGATTGCGACGCGGCCCGACGTCATCTTTTGTTCGTATGGCGACATGCTTCGAGTGCCCGGATCGCACACAGATTTGTTCACCGTGAAAGCCAGGGGCGGCGATGTGCGCATCGTGTACTCGCCGATGAACGCACTAGAGCTTGCGAAAGCGAACCCAACGAAGCAGGTTGTCTTCTTCGCGGTTGGCTTCGAAACCACCGCGCCCGCCAATGCCATGGCCGTATTCCAAGCCAAGCAGCAAGGCATCTCGAACTTCTCGGTGCTCGTCTCGCACGTGCTTGTGCCGCCCGCGATTGAGGCCGTGCTGAGCGCACCCGACAACCGCACGCAAGCGTTTCTGGCTGCCGGACACGTCTGCACTGTGATGGGATATGAAGAGTACCGGCCGCTATCAGAGAAATATCGCGTGCCGATCGTCGTCACCGGCTTTGAGCCACTCGACATTCTCCAGGGCGTGTTGATGTGCGTACGGCAGCTTGAGAACGGTCGCGCTGAGGTTGAGAACCAGTACGCGCGCTCGGTGCGCGAGTTTGGCAATGTTCCGGCGCAGGATCTCATCGGCCAGGTCTTTCGTGTGATTCCGCGCAAGTGGCGCGGCGTTGGCGAGATCCCGCAGAGCGGCTTCGGTCTCGCAGCGGAGTTCGCCGAATACGACGCGGAGTTGCGCTTCGGTGTCGCGGACCTCACGGTAGAAGAGGACCGCGAGTGCATCGCCGGAGAGGTTTTGCGTGGTGTGAAGAAGCCGCAGGAGTGTCCGGCGTTCGGCGGGCGCTGCACGCCAGATCATCCACTGGGAGCGACAATGGTCTCGAATGAAGGCGCCTGTGCTGCGTACTACCAATACCGGCGGCACGAAGCTAAGGCCGCGGTCGGGAGCGAACGATGA
- a CDS encoding HypC/HybG/HupF family hydrogenase formation chaperone: MCLAVPGKIESITGERELRSGVVNFGGVQKEINLAFVPEAKIADFVMVHVGFAISVVDEAEATTVLGYLQQMGELGELEELK; this comes from the coding sequence ATGTGCCTGGCCGTGCCGGGAAAAATCGAGAGCATCACCGGCGAGCGCGAACTGCGCAGCGGCGTCGTCAACTTCGGCGGCGTCCAAAAAGAAATCAACCTGGCCTTCGTTCCAGAGGCCAAAATCGCGGACTTCGTGATGGTCCACGTCGGCTTCGCCATCAGCGTCGTTGACGAAGCCGAAGCCACAACTGTGCTCGGCTACTTGCAACAAATGGGTGAACTCGGCGAACTCGAGGAGCTCAAATGA
- a CDS encoding PadR family transcriptional regulator: protein MATRENNDERIALLQGTLDLLILRTLLLGPCHGQGVARSIRRQSEEVLFVDHGSLYVALQRLEDRGWIRAKWGVSDNNRKARFYSLTSKGREQLTEKTSEWRRLTRAMGLILDGADAQGEEV from the coding sequence ATGGCGACCCGAGAGAACAATGACGAACGTATTGCCCTGTTGCAGGGGACACTAGACCTGCTCATCCTGAGAACGCTGCTGCTGGGACCCTGTCACGGACAGGGGGTAGCGCGGTCGATTCGACGACAATCGGAGGAAGTGCTGTTTGTGGACCACGGGTCCCTTTACGTGGCACTGCAACGGTTGGAAGACCGTGGGTGGATCCGTGCCAAGTGGGGCGTGAGTGACAACAACCGCAAAGCGCGATTTTATTCGCTGACTTCGAAGGGGCGCGAACAGCTGACGGAAAAGACCAGCGAATGGCGACGGCTGACGCGGGCGATGGGCTTGATCCTCGATGGCGCCGATGCGCAGGGCGAGGAGGTATGA
- a CDS encoding ABC transporter permease, which produces MFRRKRSAKDFEEEIQAHLELEADDLRGEGLSEGEARRRSRVEFGNVGAAEERFYMKDRWAALENAIRRVRFAWRSLAQSPGFTITAILTLALGVGANTAVFSVMNAVLLRSLPVEDPERVVYLRTSNTPSSVGTISSTETFSYVVFDALRREGKGLAPVMAFAPLSNDKVSVRYGAQPETAEGDTVSGGYFSGLGVKLPLGRGFTDEDERTHAPIVVLSHKYWVRRFASDPKVLGQTFHVNGAPMTIVGVAANGFEGTEAASSTEFWIPFQSRPELNAYGNAPENGKTFINNPKWWCLHLIGRIAPGMTHARAVAELQPVFQRAASEGLGTPKPEEKLPVLSFADAKSFPGYDEEYGKPLRMLMAMVVLVLVIAMANVVMLLLARNAHRRREFALRQALGAGRGDLFHQLVTESILLVTAGGALAWAFAVMATRLLANWAHIESTLAPDRSVMLFTLVVLTIALFVFALIPLRMVLASGAEQALKVSSATAQTDAGRSRTGKIIVTHQMSLCLVLLVGAGLLVRTLRNLESTPIGMQLDGLVVFGVKPDIKSVPQGVAFYVDLMNRLRALPGVQNVTVMEERIGTWWSNNFNMLVDGKLPEVANGAARTVRNNTVGPKFFTTLGVPILEGRDFADSDTASSPRVGIINEEFARRFLPNQNPLGHLIGPADLPSFQMTIVGVVKDHKYRSITETPIPMAWFNYAQIPMIGSMHVEMRVSGPPLAILPSVQKTVLEIDPNLPLLRPITQRAQYDLTISNEILFARLAGFFGLLAVVLVATGLYGTLAYRVSMRTAEIGVRMAIGARRGQVVWMILRDSFRLTAIGVGIGIPLAMLVGNALASSLYGVKPMDAASYLGAMVAVGVVALAASAIPAARAANVNPLRALRAE; this is translated from the coding sequence ATGTTCCGACGGAAACGCAGCGCGAAAGATTTTGAAGAGGAAATCCAGGCGCACCTCGAGTTAGAAGCGGACGACCTGCGGGGCGAAGGTCTAAGTGAAGGTGAAGCGCGCCGGAGAAGCCGAGTTGAGTTCGGCAATGTAGGCGCCGCGGAGGAGCGGTTCTACATGAAGGACCGCTGGGCAGCACTGGAAAACGCGATTCGACGGGTCCGGTTCGCGTGGAGGTCGCTGGCGCAGAGCCCGGGCTTTACGATCACCGCGATCCTGACATTGGCGCTCGGCGTGGGCGCGAATACTGCGGTCTTCAGTGTAATGAATGCGGTGCTGCTGCGGTCGCTGCCGGTGGAAGATCCGGAGCGCGTGGTGTACCTGCGCACATCGAATACGCCGAGCTCGGTCGGCACGATCAGTTCCACGGAGACATTTTCGTATGTGGTGTTCGACGCGCTGCGTCGAGAAGGCAAGGGCCTTGCGCCGGTGATGGCGTTTGCGCCGTTGTCGAACGACAAGGTTTCGGTTCGTTATGGCGCCCAACCGGAAACGGCGGAAGGCGACACGGTGAGTGGCGGGTATTTTTCGGGCCTGGGCGTGAAGCTGCCGCTGGGGCGAGGCTTCACGGACGAAGATGAGCGCACGCACGCGCCGATTGTGGTGCTGAGCCACAAGTATTGGGTGCGGCGCTTTGCGAGCGATCCGAAGGTGCTCGGGCAGACGTTCCACGTGAACGGCGCGCCGATGACGATTGTGGGGGTGGCGGCGAACGGCTTTGAAGGAACTGAGGCCGCCTCGTCGACGGAGTTTTGGATCCCCTTCCAGAGCCGGCCCGAGTTGAATGCATATGGCAATGCTCCGGAAAACGGGAAAACTTTCATCAACAATCCGAAGTGGTGGTGCTTGCACCTGATCGGCAGGATTGCGCCGGGCATGACACACGCACGAGCGGTCGCGGAGTTGCAGCCCGTGTTTCAGCGCGCGGCATCTGAAGGATTGGGCACGCCCAAGCCGGAGGAAAAGCTGCCGGTGCTGAGCTTCGCTGACGCGAAGAGTTTTCCAGGATACGACGAGGAGTACGGAAAGCCACTACGCATGTTGATGGCGATGGTGGTCCTGGTGCTCGTTATCGCGATGGCGAACGTGGTGATGCTGCTGCTGGCGAGGAATGCGCACCGTCGGCGGGAGTTTGCGCTGCGACAGGCGTTGGGAGCGGGACGCGGCGATCTGTTCCACCAGTTGGTGACGGAGAGCATTCTGCTGGTGACGGCGGGTGGAGCGCTGGCCTGGGCGTTCGCAGTAATGGCGACACGGTTGTTGGCGAACTGGGCGCACATTGAATCTACGCTCGCCCCGGACCGATCGGTGATGCTGTTCACACTGGTGGTGCTCACGATTGCGTTGTTCGTGTTCGCGTTAATTCCGTTGCGCATGGTTTTGGCGAGCGGAGCGGAACAAGCGCTGAAGGTTTCGTCGGCGACGGCGCAGACGGACGCGGGAAGGTCGCGGACGGGGAAGATCATCGTGACGCACCAGATGTCGTTGTGCCTGGTGCTGCTGGTGGGAGCGGGACTGCTGGTGCGCACGCTAAGAAACCTCGAAAGCACTCCCATCGGAATGCAGTTGGATGGATTGGTAGTGTTTGGAGTGAAGCCGGACATCAAATCCGTGCCGCAAGGTGTGGCGTTCTACGTGGACCTGATGAACCGCCTGCGAGCACTGCCCGGCGTGCAAAACGTCACGGTGATGGAAGAGCGCATCGGCACCTGGTGGTCGAACAACTTCAACATGCTGGTTGACGGGAAGCTGCCGGAAGTTGCGAATGGCGCCGCACGGACAGTGCGCAACAACACTGTGGGGCCAAAGTTTTTCACGACACTGGGCGTGCCGATTCTCGAGGGACGAGACTTTGCGGATTCCGATACTGCGAGTTCGCCGCGGGTGGGGATCATCAACGAGGAGTTTGCGCGGAGGTTCCTGCCGAACCAGAATCCGCTGGGTCATTTGATTGGTCCGGCCGATTTGCCTTCGTTCCAGATGACGATCGTGGGCGTGGTGAAGGACCACAAGTATCGCAGCATTACGGAGACGCCGATACCGATGGCGTGGTTCAACTACGCGCAGATCCCGATGATTGGGTCCATGCACGTGGAGATGCGAGTCTCGGGGCCGCCGCTAGCGATTTTGCCGTCGGTGCAGAAGACAGTGCTGGAGATAGACCCGAACCTGCCGCTGCTTCGTCCGATTACGCAGCGAGCGCAGTACGACCTGACGATTTCGAACGAAATCCTCTTTGCGCGCCTGGCGGGATTTTTCGGGCTGCTCGCAGTGGTGCTGGTGGCGACGGGGCTGTATGGAACACTTGCGTACCGAGTGAGCATGCGGACGGCGGAGATTGGCGTGCGCATGGCGATTGGTGCACGACGCGGGCAAGTGGTATGGATGATTTTGCGCGACAGCTTCCGGTTGACGGCGATTGGGGTGGGGATTGGGATTCCGCTGGCGATGCTGGTGGGCAATGCGCTGGCGAGTTCGTTGTATGGCGTGAAGCCGATGGATGCTGCGAGCTACCTGGGCGCGATGGTCGCCGTGGGAGTGGTAGCACTGGCGGCGAGCGCGATTCCGGCGGCGCGGGCGGCGAATGTGAATCCGTTGCGGGCGCTGCGGGCGGAGTAG